In one Limosilactobacillus oris genomic region, the following are encoded:
- a CDS encoding tape measure protein, with protein MAQEFSVEAVLSAVDKSFSSTMNQALNNVYKLGQSTNNTAGGVRSAGGSMMGTFKGVAAGMGAVQIASKAWDVVKNSMGGAISRFDTLNKYPVVMHALGYSMGDTAKSSKILQKGIDGLPTSLDEITASAQQLGPLTGNATKAAKSAVALNNAFLASGASSADASRGLQQYTQMMSTGKVDLMSWRTLMETMPTALRAVAKSFGFTGKSAEMDLYNALSKGKISVDQLNDAFIKLNGGSNGFAALAKKNSAGIGTSFANLKNSVIKNLANMLTYIDQGFKNAGFGSIASTLDSMKNGINAAFTAIGPVVAGATTVILNFAKMVSSALNNKIFQGAAIGVLSFIGAFKSINGVIAIVMRLRSTFVALSVIAKAGNLAMAFSEAMSTLAKSSKIAAAAQAAFNAVMNANPLVRVISIIAAVVAALVFFFAKTKTGQQIWSSFVSFLSSAWQTLKSVASTVWNAIAGFVSGTVEKIKAVWQPIGEFFSNLWNTIKEVAVGAWNGFISSIQPIVEAFKNLWSALSDFFSTLWQGIVAIATPIWQALVMVIGAIVVVIMGLWSGLTAFFSVLWQGIVAVATPIWQILVTVIQGVWTVIVAMWQNFVTIMATIWQNVVTVATTVWQVLVTVIQTVWTVIVTVVSTAINVVAGIIQAITAAIQGDWSGAWDAIQGVVSTVWNAITSIVSTAGNALKGIIVAIMNGIKSVFSNGWNAAKAVTSNGINACKNAVANIAKTMVSVGRDFVQGFINGVTSMISSAVNAVMNLGRKAVDAAKSFFKIGSPSRVMMQYGRWFTEGFAIGITDEVRMVKQAVDTMSKAAMVNPSLSPAGFQDSLSRLNGSVSGNYNGTLTMQDSTLQMQNNQLLRQLVDKSGDVYMDGTPVGHIVAPTVSQDLGQGVSLKGRWS; from the coding sequence GTGGCACAAGAATTTAGTGTAGAAGCCGTTTTAAGTGCTGTCGACAAGTCGTTCTCGTCAACGATGAATCAAGCACTGAACAACGTCTATAAGCTGGGACAGTCAACTAATAACACTGCTGGTGGCGTTAGGTCCGCCGGTGGTTCCATGATGGGCACCTTTAAAGGTGTTGCAGCCGGAATGGGGGCTGTTCAGATTGCCAGCAAGGCCTGGGACGTTGTGAAGAACTCCATGGGTGGTGCGATTTCTCGGTTTGATACCTTGAACAAATATCCAGTAGTTATGCACGCCTTAGGCTACTCAATGGGTGATACAGCCAAGTCATCTAAGATTCTGCAAAAAGGAATTGATGGTTTGCCCACCTCACTCGATGAAATTACTGCCTCAGCTCAACAACTGGGACCGCTGACTGGTAATGCGACTAAAGCGGCCAAGTCAGCGGTGGCATTGAACAATGCCTTCTTGGCTTCTGGTGCTAGTTCTGCTGATGCTTCTCGTGGACTTCAACAGTACACGCAGATGATGTCCACTGGTAAAGTCGATTTGATGTCCTGGCGGACTCTGATGGAAACCATGCCGACGGCTTTGCGGGCGGTGGCAAAATCGTTTGGCTTCACTGGTAAATCGGCTGAAATGGACCTGTACAACGCCTTATCCAAGGGTAAAATTTCGGTTGACCAACTGAATGATGCCTTTATCAAGTTGAATGGTGGATCTAATGGATTCGCTGCACTTGCTAAGAAGAATAGTGCCGGAATCGGGACGTCCTTTGCAAACTTGAAGAACTCGGTTATCAAGAACCTGGCTAATATGCTGACGTATATTGACCAAGGGTTCAAGAATGCCGGCTTTGGTTCAATTGCCTCCACTTTGGATAGTATGAAGAACGGTATTAACGCTGCTTTTACTGCTATTGGTCCAGTTGTCGCTGGAGCTACTACGGTTATTCTGAATTTTGCAAAGATGGTAAGCTCAGCACTTAATAACAAGATTTTCCAAGGTGCTGCTATTGGTGTGCTTAGTTTCATAGGAGCATTTAAGTCCATCAACGGTGTAATTGCCATTGTTATGAGGCTTCGTTCAACATTTGTGGCTTTAAGCGTAATTGCTAAGGCTGGTAACTTGGCTATGGCTTTTTCGGAAGCCATGAGTACATTAGCGAAGAGTTCAAAGATTGCGGCGGCAGCACAAGCGGCATTTAATGCAGTTATGAATGCTAACCCTTTAGTTAGGGTGATTTCCATTATTGCAGCCGTAGTAGCTGCTCTAGTTTTCTTCTTTGCGAAAACCAAAACCGGCCAGCAGATTTGGTCTAGTTTTGTTTCTTTCCTATCGAGTGCTTGGCAAACACTAAAGAGCGTTGCTTCGACTGTTTGGAATGCAATAGCTGGTTTTGTGTCGGGCACCGTTGAGAAAATCAAAGCAGTCTGGCAACCAATTGGTGAATTCTTCAGTAATCTGTGGAATACCATCAAGGAAGTTGCCGTTGGTGCCTGGAACGGCTTTATCAGCAGTATTCAGCCGATTGTTGAAGCCTTTAAAAACTTATGGAGTGCACTATCCGACTTCTTCAGTACCTTGTGGCAAGGAATTGTCGCCATTGCAACGCCAATTTGGCAAGCGCTGGTGATGGTTATTGGCGCAATTGTCGTTGTCATCATGGGGCTGTGGTCTGGGCTAACTGCCTTCTTCAGTGTTCTGTGGCAGGGGATTGTTGCAGTGGCAACACCAATCTGGCAAATTCTTGTTACTGTCATTCAGGGTGTTTGGACCGTCATTGTGGCAATGTGGCAAAACTTCGTCACAATCATGGCGACAATCTGGCAGAACGTGGTGACAGTTGCGACGACTGTTTGGCAGGTGCTAGTCACCGTCATTCAAACAGTTTGGACCGTTATTGTCACGGTTGTATCGACGGCTATCAACGTTGTGGCCGGAATTATTCAAGCAATCACAGCAGCTATCCAAGGTGACTGGTCCGGTGCCTGGGACGCAATTCAAGGTGTTGTTTCAACTGTCTGGAACGCCATCACTAGCATCGTTTCGACTGCTGGTAATGCCTTAAAGGGTATAATTGTTGCGATTATGAACGGTATTAAGTCGGTCTTTTCCAATGGTTGGAATGCTGCTAAAGCAGTTACCTCGAATGGCATTAATGCATGTAAAAATGCAGTTGCCAACATTGCTAAGACAATGGTCAGCGTCGGCAGAGATTTTGTTCAAGGTTTTATCAATGGGGTCACTTCCATGATTAGTAGTGCGGTGAATGCTGTAATGAACTTAGGCCGAAAAGCTGTCGATGCCGCTAAATCATTCTTTAAGATTGGCTCGCCATCGCGGGTCATGATGCAATATGGACGCTGGTTCACAGAAGGTTTTGCCATCGGGATTACTGATGAAGTTCGGATGGTCAAACAAGCTGTCGACACGATGTCCAAAGCAGCAATGGTCAACCCTAGCCTTAGCCCTGCTGGTTTCCAAGACTCACTAAGCCGCTTAAACGGCTCAGTGAGTGGTAACTACAACGGCACGCTGACCATGCAGGACAGCACATTGCAGATGCAGAATAACCAGCTGTTGCGGCAATTGGTTGACAAGTCTGGTGATGTCTACATGGACGGCACTCCCGTTGGACACATTGTTGCACCAACGGTCAGTCAAGACTTAGGTCAAGGTGTCAGCTTGAAAGGTAGGTGGTCATAA
- a CDS encoding tail assembly chaperone, producing the protein MELTFGDKKLELHFGVRFIRELDKAMPFTTQQGGPKINFGLGLTQVLTGIETNNAGMLSIIIYAAAYGNSPRPGQAAIDDYLDGLTPAKLNKVFDSVKSEMLKSAQVQLTSKNMKA; encoded by the coding sequence ATGGAATTAACTTTTGGTGATAAGAAATTGGAGCTGCACTTTGGGGTTCGCTTTATCCGTGAACTGGATAAGGCAATGCCTTTCACAACTCAGCAGGGCGGTCCCAAGATTAACTTCGGCCTGGGTTTAACCCAGGTTTTGACAGGGATTGAAACTAACAACGCCGGTATGCTGTCCATCATTATTTATGCAGCGGCTTATGGCAATTCACCACGTCCAGGACAAGCTGCAATCGATGATTATCTGGATGGCCTGACACCAGCTAAGCTGAACAAGGTTTTCGATTCTGTAAAGTCCGAAATGCTGAAGTCAGCGCAGGTTCAGTTAACGTCAAAAAACATGAAAGCCTAG
- a CDS encoding phage major tail protein, TP901-1 family, with product MATDNVAQMKKSKDAIMGIDNIGFFRLLSEDHKMPAQLIPHQTSFDFDMSRDADSTATKDGSIAVPAGLETELTNEFIDAISYTSDAIATAILNGEQVEIWMVNRRRKNTQGKYFGWYIRGYVTEDSGSNDADDASTREITFNATGAPKRGWVTLTKEMEEEIDFGFRGLAAITDDDATGDGTAWTKEDTGSGELVSKDQ from the coding sequence ATGGCTACTGATAATGTTGCTCAAATGAAAAAGTCAAAGGACGCCATCATGGGGATTGATAACATCGGGTTCTTCCGCTTATTGTCGGAAGACCACAAGATGCCAGCTCAATTGATTCCCCACCAGACGAGCTTTGATTTTGATATGAGCCGGGATGCTGATAGTACCGCTACTAAGGACGGATCTATTGCTGTTCCTGCTGGTCTGGAAACTGAGCTGACCAACGAATTTATTGACGCAATCAGCTACACCTCTGATGCAATTGCCACTGCTATTTTGAACGGTGAGCAGGTGGAAATCTGGATGGTGAACCGGCGTCGTAAAAATACCCAAGGCAAGTATTTTGGTTGGTATATTCGTGGGTACGTAACCGAAGATAGCGGTTCTAACGACGCCGATGATGCTTCAACCCGTGAAATTACCTTTAACGCTACTGGGGCGCCAAAGCGCGGTTGGGTAACGCTGACCAAGGAAATGGAAGAAGAAATCGACTTCGGCTTCCGTGGTTTGGCCGCAATTACTGACGATGACGCAACTGGTGATGGTACTGCTTGGACTAAGGAAGATACCGGAAGCGGTGAACTGGTAAGCAAGGATCAATAA
- a CDS encoding DUF3168 domain-containing protein encodes MSALNELYNYIADKCEGWGFDTWDHLPLDSENAKYPFVIVGEQQSTPSITKTSAGETCYITVHIWGSRHQQQKVDWMKERIASLTYNPAFRTEHYFFSGKPGLIDNQMMVDDTIANTLLWHGVITMAFILR; translated from the coding sequence ATGAGCGCTTTAAATGAGCTATATAACTACATTGCTGACAAGTGCGAGGGCTGGGGCTTTGATACCTGGGACCATTTGCCGCTGGATAGCGAGAACGCCAAGTACCCGTTCGTCATTGTGGGAGAACAGCAGTCTACACCAAGCATAACGAAGACGTCTGCTGGTGAGACGTGCTATATCACGGTTCACATCTGGGGCAGTCGCCACCAGCAGCAAAAGGTGGATTGGATGAAAGAACGAATCGCCAGTTTGACCTACAATCCGGCTTTTCGGACAGAACATTACTTCTTCTCAGGGAAACCAGGATTGATTGATAATCAAATGATGGTTGACGATACCATTGCGAATACGCTGTTATGGCACGGCGTAATCACGATGGCTTTTATTTTACGATAA
- a CDS encoding HK97-gp10 family putative phage morphogenesis protein, with amino-acid sequence MASGMNIEFKGLAQLEAKLKAETPEMKIAVMEIVKKNGSQMASKMRKNMQATYKHPTGMTKRSVTEHYFNAGFTASVGPHTTYAPYLEYGTRFMSPRPTVRPAFLTQSAIFTSDLKKVFR; translated from the coding sequence TTGGCTAGTGGAATGAACATCGAATTTAAGGGGCTGGCTCAGCTGGAAGCAAAGCTGAAAGCTGAGACTCCCGAAATGAAGATTGCTGTAATGGAAATCGTGAAGAAGAACGGTTCTCAAATGGCCAGTAAGATGCGGAAGAATATGCAGGCTACGTATAAACATCCAACCGGGATGACTAAGCGTAGTGTCACTGAGCATTATTTCAATGCTGGGTTTACTGCATCGGTGGGCCCGCATACCACCTACGCTCCTTACCTGGAGTATGGGACGCGGTTCATGTCGCCACGTCCGACAGTTCGTCCAGCTTTCCTTACCCAGTCAGCAATCTTTACTAGCGATTTGAAGAAGGTGTTCAGATGA
- a CDS encoding phage head-tail connector protein: MLQLSTDKMDSVLELIIKNTVAQARFKLGLTTEEKFPSELSYIPLEVCVKRYNRLKNEGMSSYSQEGESITFDNTDFDSFLDDIAEWRKKREIKSLGKVQFINPYAGDSHANG, encoded by the coding sequence ATGTTGCAGCTGTCCACCGATAAGATGGACAGTGTTTTAGAATTGATTATCAAAAATACAGTTGCGCAGGCCCGGTTCAAGCTAGGTCTGACTACTGAAGAAAAATTTCCAAGTGAATTGAGCTATATTCCCCTAGAAGTCTGTGTGAAACGGTATAACCGCTTGAAGAATGAAGGCATGTCCTCGTATTCTCAAGAAGGCGAATCCATTACCTTTGACAACACGGATTTTGACAGTTTCCTTGATGACATCGCTGAATGGCGAAAGAAACGGGAAATCAAGTCATTGGGCAAAGTTCAGTTCATCAATCCATACGCAGGTGATAGCCATGCGAATGGATAG
- a CDS encoding capsid assembly scaffolding protein Gp46 family protein, giving the protein MNEDTTSQNVTPANEKQGKQETQEQPKAPKVEGVDSDALLGKLKKRIGKEQSEKNQYKDENDRLKARIKELEGSMDKKKSVKELSDDAKSRDELAAKDKRIQELQNQLDHNKAVKETMAVFQDSGFNPSDEIVEMVVTGDDEQTYANTKAILNLIADVQDKTKQGMLKGTTPRVNGQQSVTKADIMKIKDPLERQKSIAKHLDLFNK; this is encoded by the coding sequence ATGAATGAAGATACTACTAGCCAAAACGTTACTCCGGCTAACGAAAAACAAGGCAAACAGGAAACTCAAGAACAGCCTAAGGCGCCAAAGGTTGAAGGGGTGGACAGCGATGCCTTGCTAGGCAAGCTCAAGAAGCGGATTGGTAAGGAACAAAGCGAGAAAAATCAGTACAAGGACGAAAACGACCGACTGAAAGCCCGGATTAAGGAACTTGAGGGCTCTATGGACAAGAAGAAGTCGGTCAAAGAACTATCTGATGATGCTAAGTCGAGAGACGAATTGGCGGCTAAGGACAAACGGATTCAAGAGTTGCAGAACCAGCTTGACCACAATAAGGCCGTTAAGGAAACAATGGCTGTCTTTCAAGATAGTGGTTTTAATCCGTCTGATGAAATTGTTGAAATGGTGGTCACGGGGGATGATGAGCAGACTTACGCTAACACCAAGGCAATTCTGAATCTAATCGCTGATGTTCAAGATAAGACGAAACAAGGGATGCTTAAAGGCACGACGCCACGGGTCAATGGTCAACAGTCAGTAACTAAGGCTGACATTATGAAAATTAAAGATCCGCTGGAGCGTCAGAAGTCTATCGCTAAGCACCTCGACTTATTTAATAAATAG
- a CDS encoding phage portal protein encodes MAISSNSDVQVTDNHLLLYPKEQEITKEDLQSMISQNEDWAKEYHENWSLYVGEHDILSAAKKIFGPDNRLVVNMPHYIVDTFNGYFMGNPPKITLPDKGQNQSLQDWNDSNSLQDRLNEVSKQADLYGRSFLFFYQDEDAETKVAVVSPQKAFMVYDDTVAQRPLAFITYAKDRKGKSQWLGNIYYATKTVAFGDELGEETPNPYGMVPAVEFFDNVERQGVFDNVKTLCQSLDKVLSQKANQVEYFDNAYLKALGLNLDKDGDGKPDVDIMQNHMIYSPDAEAADAVVDFISKPDGDTMQENMLNRLMDLIYQTSQVVNLNDKEFSGNSSGVALKYKMLPMQNMAANKERKFRQGLRQCYRILFSLGRVAPEDAWSDLDFNFPRNMPANVESEADTAQKLSGITSQETALSVLSIVDDPKEELKRKQEEQAEKVKNMPGLPFAATDQQKGQDESLGGEADGEEE; translated from the coding sequence ATGGCAATTTCAAGTAATAGCGATGTTCAGGTGACCGATAACCATTTGCTGCTTTATCCAAAGGAACAGGAAATCACTAAAGAAGATTTGCAGTCAATGATTAGTCAGAATGAGGACTGGGCAAAGGAGTACCATGAAAATTGGTCCTTGTATGTTGGGGAACACGACATTCTGTCCGCAGCTAAGAAGATTTTTGGCCCGGACAATCGACTGGTGGTCAATATGCCCCATTATATTGTGGACACTTTCAATGGCTACTTCATGGGTAATCCTCCAAAGATTACCCTGCCGGATAAGGGACAGAACCAATCATTACAGGATTGGAACGACAGCAATTCATTACAAGACCGACTGAATGAGGTTAGCAAACAAGCTGATCTGTATGGCCGGTCTTTTCTATTCTTCTATCAAGATGAAGATGCCGAGACCAAGGTTGCTGTTGTATCGCCGCAGAAGGCCTTTATGGTTTATGACGATACCGTTGCCCAGAGGCCATTAGCTTTTATCACTTATGCTAAGGACCGCAAGGGGAAGTCACAGTGGCTTGGTAATATCTACTACGCCACTAAGACCGTTGCTTTTGGTGATGAACTGGGAGAAGAAACACCTAACCCATATGGCATGGTTCCGGCGGTTGAATTCTTCGACAACGTGGAGCGTCAGGGCGTCTTTGATAATGTAAAGACATTGTGCCAGTCGTTAGATAAGGTGCTGAGCCAGAAAGCCAATCAGGTTGAGTATTTTGACAATGCTTACTTGAAAGCGCTGGGGCTTAACCTTGATAAGGACGGCGATGGTAAGCCTGATGTTGACATTATGCAGAACCACATGATCTACTCGCCAGATGCTGAAGCGGCCGATGCAGTAGTTGACTTCATCAGTAAGCCTGATGGTGACACCATGCAAGAGAACATGTTGAACCGCTTAATGGACCTGATTTATCAGACTAGTCAGGTGGTTAACTTAAACGACAAAGAGTTCAGCGGTAATTCTTCTGGTGTAGCTTTAAAGTACAAGATGCTCCCCATGCAGAACATGGCAGCGAATAAAGAACGGAAGTTTCGTCAGGGATTACGGCAGTGCTACCGGATCCTGTTTAGTCTTGGCCGTGTTGCTCCCGAAGACGCCTGGAGCGACCTCGACTTCAACTTCCCACGGAACATGCCAGCCAATGTTGAATCGGAGGCTGACACCGCCCAGAAGCTATCGGGCATTACTTCACAGGAAACAGCATTGTCTGTTCTGTCAATTGTTGATGACCCGAAGGAAGAACTGAAGCGGAAGCAAGAGGAGCAAGCCGAAAAGGTGAAAAATATGCCCGGATTACCGTTTGCAGCTACTGACCAGCAGAAGGGCCAAGATGAATCACTAGGCGGTGAAGCTGATGGCGAAGAAGAGTAG
- a CDS encoding PBSX family phage terminase large subunit → MPTINLNFPKPANVFNKQIFDSLFDYDHFIEVWYGGASSGKSHGVVQKVVLKSLKHWKHPRKVLWLRKVDRTIQDSIFTDVLDCLSTWRLLPLCRVNKSNRTINLPNGAVFLFKGMDDPEKIKSIKGLSDVVMEEASEFNQDDFTQLTLRLREPKHKQRQLFCMFNPVSKLNWTYKQWFDPDVEVDTNRVAIHQSTYKDNHFLDEDNIKTIENLKQTNPAYYKIYTLGEFATLDKLVFPEFEKRRLSIRELSSLPSYFGLDFGYTNDETAFMHVKVDEDRHIIYVMEEYAKHGMLNSDISRMIKQMGYSKEVITADAAEPKSIAEIKRDGIYRIRPAKKGKDSIIQGISFMQQYHLVVDDRCVKTIEELENYTYKKDRQTGEYTNEPVDAYNHEIDAIRYALNEINGMASPKATVLPNIYI, encoded by the coding sequence ATGCCGACGATTAATTTGAACTTCCCTAAGCCTGCCAATGTTTTTAACAAACAGATTTTTGATAGTTTATTTGACTACGATCACTTCATCGAAGTCTGGTATGGAGGTGCCAGTTCTGGCAAGTCACATGGCGTAGTCCAGAAGGTAGTGCTTAAATCACTGAAACACTGGAAACATCCCCGCAAGGTGCTGTGGCTCCGGAAGGTCGACCGGACTATTCAAGATTCAATCTTTACCGATGTGCTGGATTGCTTGTCTACTTGGCGGCTACTACCACTGTGCCGGGTCAATAAATCCAACCGTACTATCAATTTACCGAATGGTGCGGTTTTCTTGTTTAAAGGGATGGACGACCCGGAAAAGATTAAGTCCATTAAGGGCTTATCTGATGTGGTCATGGAAGAAGCGTCTGAGTTCAACCAGGATGACTTTACCCAGCTTACTCTTCGTCTACGTGAACCAAAGCATAAGCAACGGCAGTTGTTCTGTATGTTCAACCCGGTGTCGAAGCTGAATTGGACTTACAAGCAGTGGTTTGATCCTGATGTTGAGGTTGATACTAATCGGGTAGCAATCCACCAGTCGACTTACAAGGACAACCACTTCTTGGATGAGGACAACATTAAGACAATTGAGAACTTGAAGCAAACCAACCCAGCCTACTACAAGATCTACACGCTGGGCGAGTTTGCTACGCTGGACAAGCTGGTGTTCCCTGAATTTGAGAAGCGCCGACTAAGCATTCGTGAGCTGTCGAGCCTACCGTCTTACTTCGGCTTGGACTTCGGTTACACCAATGACGAGACAGCTTTCATGCACGTTAAAGTCGATGAGGACCGTCACATTATTTATGTGATGGAAGAGTACGCCAAGCATGGGATGCTGAACTCTGATATATCCCGGATGATTAAGCAGATGGGTTACAGCAAGGAAGTCATCACGGCTGATGCAGCTGAACCGAAGTCGATTGCTGAAATCAAACGGGATGGTATTTATCGGATCCGCCCTGCTAAGAAGGGAAAAGACAGTATTATTCAAGGCATTAGCTTCATGCAGCAGTACCACCTAGTTGTTGATGACCGCTGTGTGAAGACGATTGAGGAACTGGAGAACTACACCTACAAGAAGGACCGCCAGACTGGTGAATACACCAATGAGCCGGTTGACGCCTACAACCACGAAATTGATGCCATTCGGTACGCCTTGAATGAAATCAATGGTATGGCGAGTCCAAAGGCAACGGTTCTTCCCAATATTTACATTTAG
- a CDS encoding terminase small subunit: protein MKQQRFVDEYIISGNATQAAIKAGYSEKTANRIATENLSKPVIKAELDRRNAEIQSAKTMDMQEVMERLAAMGRGETTEETVTNKGDVIETSTRNADKLKALELIGKRFGAWTDKKEVNGNLDIDIGVGNYDED from the coding sequence TTGAAACAACAACGGTTTGTCGATGAGTACATTATTTCCGGTAATGCTACTCAAGCAGCCATTAAGGCGGGCTATTCTGAGAAGACAGCTAACCGGATTGCTACTGAAAACTTGTCAAAACCTGTCATTAAAGCTGAGCTAGATCGCCGTAACGCTGAAATCCAATCCGCCAAAACGATGGACATGCAGGAAGTCATGGAGCGTCTGGCAGCAATGGGGCGAGGCGAAACTACCGAAGAAACCGTTACTAACAAGGGGGACGTTATCGAAACGTCTACCCGGAATGCTGATAAGCTGAAAGCATTGGAGCTAATCGGCAAACGGTTTGGAGCCTGGACGGACAAGAAGGAAGTCAACGGTAACCTGGATATTGATATTGGAGTGGGGAATTATGATGAAGATTAG
- a CDS encoding ArpU family phage packaging/lysis transcriptional regulator, with product MGLVPTLDKKATIKKVREFFSEDEYYPTIKRRSGEYGLKSPQMDITGIRGSRFGNSTEKMMVMFAEYAKAKRTVDDAISGCRQMSQVILKKRYIDGWDIYDVRPLVNRYGHETYTNADKYACLEFADCLERKAWENNVDSEIIPNLLVFEKNGS from the coding sequence GTGGGTTTAGTGCCAACGTTAGATAAAAAAGCAACTATCAAAAAGGTTCGTGAGTTTTTCTCTGAAGATGAGTATTATCCCACGATTAAGCGGCGATCTGGTGAGTATGGCTTAAAGTCACCACAGATGGACATCACTGGAATCCGTGGTTCACGGTTCGGCAACTCGACCGAAAAGATGATGGTCATGTTTGCCGAATATGCTAAGGCTAAGCGGACAGTTGATGATGCTATTTCTGGTTGTCGGCAAATGAGCCAAGTCATTCTCAAGAAACGTTATATTGATGGCTGGGATATTTATGATGTGCGACCTCTGGTTAACCGGTATGGTCACGAAACGTATACCAACGCTGATAAGTATGCCTGTCTTGAGTTTGCAGACTGTCTGGAACGTAAGGCGTGGGAGAACAATGTCGACAGTGAAATCATCCCCAACTTGCTGGTATTTGAGAAAAACGGGTCATGA
- a CDS encoding helix-turn-helix domain-containing protein → MKNRIRECRKAAGMTQAELGERAGLVGDAIAKYELGLREPKLAKWEQLASALHVSPAYLVGWSDEKGQP, encoded by the coding sequence ATGAAAAATCGAATTAGAGAGTGCCGGAAAGCCGCTGGAATGACACAAGCGGAACTAGGGGAACGAGCAGGACTTGTGGGTGACGCAATAGCAAAGTATGAACTAGGTTTGCGTGAGCCCAAGCTGGCTAAATGGGAACAGCTTGCCTCCGCACTACACGTCAGCCCTGCTTACTTAGTTGGCTGGTCTGATGAGAAAGGACAACCATGA
- a CDS encoding RusA family crossover junction endodeoxyribonuclease: MQFFIPMKIPTVTHQEKQVHVVHDKPVFYEPTELKQARANLTDYLAQYAPKKPMKGPLELVVKFCFPLVTGTHDGQPKTTKPDCDNLVKLLQDVMNKLNYFEDDRLVVSLIAQKFWAKIPGLFISLEKVES, encoded by the coding sequence ATGCAATTCTTTATCCCAATGAAAATCCCAACGGTGACCCACCAAGAAAAGCAAGTCCACGTTGTTCATGATAAGCCTGTCTTCTATGAGCCGACCGAGCTGAAGCAAGCTCGGGCTAACTTAACTGACTATCTGGCACAGTATGCGCCTAAGAAGCCAATGAAAGGACCGTTGGAGCTGGTGGTGAAGTTCTGCTTCCCACTGGTGACTGGTACACATGATGGACAGCCTAAGACAACCAAGCCAGATTGCGACAACCTGGTGAAACTCTTGCAAGACGTAATGAACAAGCTGAATTACTTTGAAGATGATCGTTTGGTGGTTAGCCTGATTGCTCAGAAGTTCTGGGCTAAGATTCCGGGCTTGTTCATCAGTTTGGAGAAGGTGGAATCATGA